From the Armatimonadota bacterium genome, one window contains:
- a CDS encoding helix-turn-helix domain-containing protein: protein MSDIVYDLPIREVAEMLDKSDRQVRRYVKEKKLPARAVRIEGHVRLMFNSDDVRAFRQRFNEEGILTSEEMSPEEGVIIDAQLIDRPREGSESEDETVIDAYDVPDSGAVKYVIDVLKEQISELRDENRRLHREVEERAGLIGFWQGRAEILQEEVKALMPIPKPEDEKMPWYRRVFGRRRGDG from the coding sequence TCGACAAGAGCGACCGCCAGGTGCGCCGATACGTCAAGGAGAAGAAGCTGCCTGCCCGGGCCGTCAGGATCGAGGGCCATGTGAGGCTGATGTTCAACTCGGACGACGTGCGGGCGTTCAGGCAGCGCTTCAACGAGGAAGGAATCCTCACCTCGGAGGAAATGTCACCCGAGGAAGGCGTCATCATTGACGCCCAACTGATCGATCGGCCGCGCGAGGGGAGCGAATCGGAGGACGAGACCGTCATTGACGCCTATGACGTACCGGACTCCGGCGCCGTCAAGTATGTCATAGACGTGTTGAAGGAACAGATCAGCGAGCTGAGGGATGAGAACCGGCGACTGCACCGCGAGGTCGAGGAACGCGCCGGGCTGATAGGCTTCTGGCAGGGCAGGGCGGAGATTCTGCAGGAAGAGGTGAAGGCCCTGATGCCGATCCCCAAGCCCGAAGACGAGAAGATGCCCTGGTATCGGCGGGTATTCGGTCGGCGGCGCGGTGACGGCTAG
- a CDS encoding glucuronate isomerase → MRSDSRDIRRMVKDAVAGAKVTDLHTHLYSPEFGPLMLWGIDETLTYHYLIAEAFRRLDMPYDDFWELGKQDQADLIWRVLFLAHSPISEACRGVLTMLQGLGLDASVRDLNAHREFFHRQNPVKHVNHVLDIAGVESVVMTNDPLDDTERPLWLGGVKVNPRFKAALRVDVMLNLWGTACPKLAGWGYDVRADLSGSTMGEVRRFLAEWIERMDALYMAVSLPPDFDYPQETTRGRLIDECVIPVAREKGIPFALMIGVRRQINPNLRMAGDGMSLASVEAVERLCDANQDVKFMVTMLARENQHALCVAARKLRNLMIFGCWWFLNNPSLIEEITRMRLEMLGLSVVPQHSDARIMEQLIYKWKHSREVIGDVLAEKYADLAATGWGVTEEEIGRDVADLFGGNFWKFIGRES, encoded by the coding sequence ATGCGTTCTGATTCTAGGGACATCCGGCGGATGGTCAAGGATGCCGTCGCCGGGGCGAAGGTCACGGACCTGCACACGCATCTGTACTCGCCGGAGTTCGGGCCGCTGATGCTCTGGGGGATTGACGAGACGCTCACGTACCATTACCTCATCGCGGAGGCGTTCCGGCGGCTCGACATGCCGTATGACGACTTCTGGGAGCTCGGGAAGCAGGATCAGGCCGACCTGATTTGGCGCGTCCTCTTCCTGGCGCATTCGCCGATCAGCGAGGCGTGCCGGGGCGTGCTCACCATGCTCCAGGGCCTCGGGCTCGACGCCTCCGTCCGCGATCTGAACGCCCACCGGGAGTTCTTCCACCGACAAAATCCAGTCAAGCATGTCAATCATGTCTTAGACATCGCCGGGGTCGAGTCGGTGGTGATGACCAACGACCCGTTAGACGATACGGAGCGTCCGCTGTGGCTCGGCGGCGTCAAAGTCAACCCGCGCTTCAAGGCCGCGCTCCGGGTAGACGTCATGCTCAACCTCTGGGGGACCGCCTGCCCGAAGCTGGCGGGGTGGGGGTATGACGTCCGGGCCGACCTGAGCGGCAGCACGATGGGAGAGGTCCGGCGGTTCCTCGCGGAGTGGATCGAGCGGATGGACGCCCTCTACATGGCGGTCTCGCTCCCGCCGGATTTCGACTACCCGCAGGAGACGACCCGCGGGCGGCTGATAGACGAGTGCGTCATCCCGGTGGCGCGGGAGAAGGGCATCCCGTTTGCGCTGATGATCGGCGTCCGGCGGCAGATCAACCCGAACCTGCGCATGGCGGGCGACGGCATGAGCCTCGCGAGCGTCGAGGCCGTCGAGCGGCTATGCGACGCCAACCAGGACGTGAAGTTCATGGTCACGATGCTCGCGCGGGAGAACCAGCACGCGCTCTGCGTCGCGGCCCGGAAGCTGCGAAACCTGATGATCTTCGGATGCTGGTGGTTTCTGAACAACCCGAGCCTGATCGAGGAGATCACTCGAATGCGGCTCGAGATGCTGGGCCTGAGCGTCGTCCCGCAGCACTCGGACGCGCGGATAATGGAGCAGTTGATCTACAAGTGGAAGCATTCCCGCGAAGTCATCGGCGACGTGCTCGCGGAGAAGTACGCCGACCTGGCCGCGACGGGGTGGGGCGTCACCGAGGAGGAGATCGGGCGCGACGTGGCCGACCTCTTCGGCGGCAACTTCTGGAAGTTCATAGGGAGAGAATCGTAG